In the genome of Saprospira sp. CCB-QB6, one region contains:
- the dtd gene encoding D-aminoacyl-tRNA deacylase, translating to MRLVIQRVKSAQVDVEGKMVGQIEAGLFVLLGIHQEDTPKDLDWLIQKLLKIRIFNDEQGKMNYSIQDVQGQLLVVSQFTLYAACKKGNRPSYIQAARPEKAIPLYEEFIAKAEAQLGQKVASGQFGADMQIHLHNDGPVTIILDSRTPEIF from the coding sequence ATGCGCTTAGTCATTCAAAGAGTAAAAAGTGCCCAAGTGGATGTGGAGGGCAAAATGGTGGGTCAAATTGAGGCAGGACTTTTTGTACTTTTAGGCATTCATCAAGAAGATACTCCCAAAGATTTGGATTGGCTCATCCAAAAGCTACTAAAAATCCGTATATTCAATGACGAGCAAGGAAAAATGAACTACTCTATTCAAGATGTTCAGGGTCAGTTGCTTGTAGTGAGTCAATTTACGCTTTATGCGGCCTGTAAAAAAGGAAATCGACCTTCTTATATTCAGGCGGCTAGGCCAGAAAAAGCGATTCCGCTTTATGAGGAATTCATTGCCAAAGCAGAGGCGCAATTGGGCCAAAAAGTAGCTAGTGGTCAATTTGGAGCCGATATGCAAATTCATTTGCATAATGATGGCCCTGTCACGATTATTTTGGATAGCAGAACCCCTGAGATTTTTTAA
- the rplQ gene encoding 50S ribosomal protein L17, whose amino-acid sequence MRHGKKFNHLSRKSGHRKALLRNMAIALITHKRIKTTLPKAKALRKFIEPILTRAKDNTTHSRRVVFSYLQNKDAINELFDQVGPKIAERPGGYVRILKMGFRPSDAADVAIIELVDYNEAADATQEADKKRTRRRRKKKSSETAETVATEETTEEATEEAADNEEEKTEE is encoded by the coding sequence ATGAGACACGGTAAAAAGTTTAACCACCTTAGCCGCAAATCTGGCCACCGTAAGGCCCTTCTTCGTAATATGGCTATCGCCCTTATTACACACAAACGCATCAAAACAACTTTGCCCAAGGCCAAAGCCCTTCGCAAGTTTATTGAGCCTATCCTTACTCGCGCCAAAGACAACACTACTCACTCTCGTCGTGTTGTATTTAGCTACCTTCAGAACAAAGACGCAATCAATGAGCTCTTTGATCAAGTAGGTCCCAAAATCGCTGAGCGCCCCGGTGGATACGTACGTATCCTCAAAATGGGTTTCCGTCCTAGCGATGCCGCTGATGTAGCTATCATCGAGCTAGTGGATTATAACGAAGCCGCAGACGCCACTCAAGAGGCGGACAAAAAACGCACTCGTCGTCGCCGCAAAAAGAAAAGCAGCGAAACTGCTGAAACCGTAGCCACTGAAGAAACTACAGAGGAAGCTACCGAAGAAGCAGCCGACAATGAAGAAGAAAAGACTGAAGAATAG
- a CDS encoding DNA-directed RNA polymerase subunit alpha, which translates to MSLLNFQKPDKILLQKADDFEGSFEFKPLEPGFGQTIGNSLRRILLSSLEGFAVSAVRIKGAEHEFSTIEGVVEDVVDIVLNLKQLRLKYLLDDPDITSEKIYLSVSGKSQLLASDINEHTNVFQVTNPELVICNLDDEMTFEMELTVTKGRGYVPAEENMPKDAPIGYIPIDAIYTPIKNVHYSVSASRVGQHTDYEKLNIDIKTDGAIHPEQAIKEAAKILIQHLMLITDENIKFPDETDKEDNIVDEHILHMRKLLKTSLEDLDLSVRAYNCLKAAKINTLADLVQYETHELLKFRNFGKKSLVEIEELLQDKSLNFGMDLSKYKLDEE; encoded by the coding sequence ATGAGCTTGCTGAACTTCCAAAAACCTGATAAAATTCTTCTCCAAAAGGCCGACGACTTCGAGGGCTCTTTTGAGTTCAAACCGCTAGAACCTGGCTTTGGCCAAACTATCGGTAACTCTCTACGCAGAATTTTACTCTCTTCTCTCGAAGGTTTTGCCGTTTCTGCCGTCAGAATTAAAGGGGCCGAACACGAATTCTCTACTATCGAAGGCGTAGTCGAAGATGTTGTCGATATCGTTCTGAATCTAAAACAACTTCGCCTGAAGTACCTTCTAGATGATCCCGATATCACCTCTGAGAAAATTTACCTCAGTGTGTCTGGAAAAAGCCAACTTCTCGCCTCCGATATCAATGAACACACTAACGTTTTCCAAGTTACTAACCCAGAATTGGTGATCTGCAACCTCGATGACGAAATGACTTTCGAAATGGAGTTGACCGTAACTAAGGGCCGTGGATATGTTCCCGCTGAGGAAAATATGCCTAAAGATGCCCCCATCGGCTATATTCCAATCGACGCAATTTATACTCCTATCAAAAATGTTCACTATTCTGTATCTGCTAGCCGCGTAGGCCAACATACCGATTATGAAAAACTGAACATCGATATCAAAACAGATGGCGCTATTCATCCCGAACAAGCCATCAAAGAAGCCGCAAAAATTCTTATCCAACACCTGATGCTCATCACCGATGAGAATATCAAGTTCCCTGATGAAACCGATAAGGAAGACAATATTGTCGATGAGCATATCTTGCACATGCGCAAATTGCTCAAAACTTCTTTGGAAGATCTCGACCTTTCTGTCCGCGCCTATAACTGCCTCAAAGCAGCCAAAATTAACACCTTGGCTGATCTCGTGCAGTACGAAACTCACGAACTTCTCAAGTTCCGCAACTTTGGTAAAAAATCTCTAGTCGAAATTGAAGAGCTGCTCCAAGACAAAAGTCTTAACTTTGGCATGGACCTCAGCAAATACAAACTCGACGAAGAGTAA
- the rpsD gene encoding 30S ribosomal protein S4: protein MARYRGPKTKKSRAFGESIYGYDKYFERKKYPPGQHGLAKRRKQKSDYGKQLMEKQKVKYAYGVLERQFRRMFEAASRKSGVTGEILLQMLEARLDNVVYRLGIAPTRRAARQLVTHGHIAVNGVVTNVPSYSVRPGEVVAVRGKSQGLVAIQESVAANSKEAQKYSWLEFNAEKLEGSFVAYPNRDEIPEPINEQLIVELYSK, encoded by the coding sequence ATGGCAAGATATAGAGGACCAAAAACAAAAAAGTCTAGAGCTTTTGGTGAATCTATCTACGGATATGATAAATATTTCGAGCGTAAGAAATACCCCCCCGGCCAACATGGCCTAGCTAAACGTCGTAAGCAGAAATCTGATTACGGTAAACAGCTTATGGAAAAACAAAAAGTCAAATATGCTTATGGTGTGCTCGAACGCCAGTTCCGCCGCATGTTTGAAGCCGCTAGCCGCAAATCTGGCGTTACCGGCGAAATCCTTCTTCAAATGCTAGAAGCACGTCTAGATAATGTAGTATACCGCCTAGGTATCGCTCCTACTCGTCGCGCTGCTCGCCAACTCGTTACTCACGGCCATATCGCCGTTAACGGTGTTGTTACTAACGTACCTTCTTACTCTGTTCGCCCCGGTGAAGTTGTAGCTGTACGTGGTAAATCTCAAGGTCTAGTTGCTATCCAAGAGTCTGTTGCTGCCAATAGCAAAGAAGCTCAAAAGTATAGCTGGCTAGAATTTAATGCCGAAAAACTAGAAGGTTCTTTCGTCGCTTATCCCAACCGCGACGAAATTCCAGAGCCTATCAACGAACAACTTATCGTTGAACTCTACTCTAAATAA
- the rpsK gene encoding 30S ribosomal protein S11: MAKSSKKVKKKSVKVEAQGRAYIQATFNNIIISITNKAGQVISWSSAGKQGFRGSKKNTPYAAQVCASEAAREAYDLGLRSVIVYVKGPGSGREAAIRAIDGAGVRVTTIQDTTPLPHNGCRPPKKRRV, translated from the coding sequence ATGGCTAAATCATCTAAGAAAGTCAAAAAGAAAAGTGTAAAAGTAGAAGCACAAGGCCGTGCTTATATCCAAGCTACTTTCAACAATATTATTATCAGTATTACCAACAAAGCAGGTCAAGTAATCTCTTGGTCTTCTGCTGGTAAACAGGGTTTCCGCGGTTCTAAAAAGAATACGCCTTATGCAGCGCAGGTATGTGCTTCAGAAGCAGCTCGCGAAGCTTATGACCTTGGCCTACGTAGCGTAATCGTTTACGTTAAAGGACCTGGTTCTGGCCGTGAAGCCGCTATTCGTGCCATCGATGGTGCTGGTGTTCGTGTTACTACAATCCAAGACACAACTCCACTTCCCCACAATGGCTGTCGTCCACCCAAAAAGCGCCGCGTATAA
- the rpsM gene encoding 30S ribosomal protein S13, with amino-acid sequence MARIAGVDLPKNKRGVIGLTYIYGIGSTRAKEILAKAQIDESTKVKDWSDDNIKAIRNILSDEYLVEGQLRSEVQMNIKRLMDIACVRGLRHRRGLPVRGQRTQTNARTRKGRRKTVANKKKVGK; translated from the coding sequence ATGGCTCGTATAGCAGGTGTTGATCTACCCAAGAATAAAAGAGGTGTTATCGGCCTAACCTATATTTATGGTATCGGATCTACTCGCGCTAAAGAAATTTTAGCTAAAGCGCAGATTGATGAAAGTACTAAAGTAAAGGATTGGTCAGACGATAATATTAAAGCAATCCGCAACATCCTTTCTGATGAGTACCTCGTAGAAGGACAACTCCGCTCAGAAGTGCAGATGAACATCAAACGCCTTATGGATATCGCTTGTGTTCGCGGACTCCGCCACCGTCGTGGTCTTCCCGTTCGTGGACAACGTACCCAGACTAACGCTCGTACTCGCAAAGGAAGACGTAAAACCGTTGCGAACAAGAAGAAAGTGGGTAAATAA
- the ykgO gene encoding type B 50S ribosomal protein L36, with amino-acid sequence MKVKPSIKKRSADCKIVRRKGKVYIINKKNPKFKQRQG; translated from the coding sequence ATGAAAGTTAAGCCTTCTATCAAGAAAAGATCGGCAGACTGCAAAATCGTCCGCCGCAAAGGAAAAGTTTACATTATTAACAAAAAGAACCCTAAGTTCAAGCAACGTCAGGGATAA
- the infA gene encoding translation initiation factor IF-1: MGKKNLIRQDGEITEALSNAMFRVKLENEHVIIATISGKMRMNYIRILPGDKVAVEMSPYDLSRGRIIYRYK; encoded by the coding sequence ATGGGAAAAAAGAATCTTATTCGTCAAGACGGCGAAATTACTGAAGCGCTTTCTAATGCGATGTTCCGCGTGAAGCTAGAAAACGAACACGTAATTATTGCTACCATCTCAGGAAAGATGAGAATGAACTACATCCGAATCTTACCTGGTGATAAAGTAGCCGTCGAAATGTCTCCCTATGACCTTAGCCGCGGACGTATTATCTATCGCTACAAGTAG
- the secY gene encoding preprotein translocase subunit SecY, producing MKSFIEKMKEIWAIPELKNRILLTLGLLAVYRFGSFVILPGIDTAEIQKQLSSGGEDGPGLLDLLNTFSGGAFFNAAVFALGIMPYISASIIVQLLGFAIPYFQKLQKDGEAGQRRLNQITRYITIAITLVQGSAYLNYMHASFPEAISSDVGLPIFWFSNIIILTAGTVFCMWLGERITDKGIGNGISLLITAGIIATLPQAFVGEMNLKFSAMAGGPVIFIVELALFALVVLASVALVQAVRKIQIKFAKHMIGRTDGASRIAAMGGQSGLDHIPIKLNAAGVMPIIFAQALMFVPGAIAGFLGAPAGADTIWGQLADFTSIPYNVLFFFLVVIFTYVYTALIVNPQQHADQLKRQNAFIPNVKSGADTVEHIDKVASRVTLPGSIALGAIAILPGIAAGILQIDLGFAIFFGGTSLLIMVAVVLDTLQQIEGHLAMNSYGGFIQGGRLRGRRENPAVDATPTTENPAS from the coding sequence ATGAAATCCTTTATAGAAAAAATGAAAGAGATCTGGGCTATTCCAGAACTCAAAAACAGAATCCTGCTAACCCTAGGTTTGCTTGCAGTCTACCGCTTCGGTAGCTTCGTCATTTTGCCCGGTATTGATACCGCTGAAATTCAAAAACAACTCAGTAGCGGAGGAGAGGATGGTCCTGGCCTGCTAGACCTACTCAACACCTTCTCAGGGGGGGCCTTCTTTAACGCTGCCGTTTTTGCTCTAGGGATTATGCCCTATATCTCAGCATCTATTATCGTGCAATTACTCGGATTTGCAATTCCGTATTTTCAGAAATTGCAAAAAGATGGAGAAGCTGGCCAACGCCGACTCAATCAAATTACTCGCTATATCACTATAGCGATTACCCTAGTTCAAGGATCTGCCTACCTCAACTATATGCACGCTTCTTTCCCTGAAGCTATCTCTAGTGATGTAGGACTTCCTATTTTCTGGTTCTCTAACATTATTATCCTGACTGCAGGTACTGTGTTCTGTATGTGGCTAGGAGAACGCATTACCGATAAAGGTATCGGAAATGGTATCTCTCTACTCATTACTGCAGGTATTATCGCTACCCTTCCTCAGGCTTTCGTTGGAGAAATGAACCTCAAGTTTAGCGCAATGGCCGGTGGCCCGGTAATCTTTATCGTAGAGCTAGCCCTATTTGCACTTGTTGTTCTTGCTTCAGTCGCTCTGGTTCAAGCTGTTCGCAAAATTCAAATTAAGTTTGCTAAACATATGATCGGACGAACCGATGGCGCTAGCCGTATTGCGGCTATGGGCGGTCAGTCTGGCTTAGATCATATTCCAATCAAACTTAATGCAGCAGGAGTAATGCCTATCATCTTCGCCCAAGCCCTTATGTTTGTTCCTGGTGCCATCGCTGGTTTTCTCGGAGCACCAGCAGGCGCAGATACTATCTGGGGACAGTTGGCAGACTTTACTTCTATTCCTTACAATGTTCTCTTCTTCTTTTTGGTAGTCATCTTTACTTATGTCTATACTGCTTTGATTGTTAATCCTCAGCAGCATGCAGACCAATTGAAACGCCAAAATGCTTTCATCCCTAATGTTAAATCAGGGGCAGACACAGTAGAGCATATTGATAAGGTCGCTTCTCGAGTTACATTGCCTGGGTCTATCGCTCTCGGTGCTATCGCTATTTTGCCTGGTATCGCAGCTGGTATTCTCCAAATTGATCTTGGATTTGCTATCTTCTTCGGAGGAACATCACTACTTATTATGGTAGCTGTAGTTCTCGATACACTTCAGCAAATTGAAGGTCACTTGGCTATGAACTCTTATGGTGGGTTTATCCAAGGTGGACGCCTCAGAGGCCGCAGAGAGAATCCGGCCGTAGATGCTACCCCCACCACAGAAAACCCAGCAAGCTAA
- the rpmD gene encoding 50S ribosomal protein L30 — protein sequence MKKVRITQIKSVIDRPKDQKATMVALGLRKINQSSEQVVTPQVAGMINKVKHLLKVEEL from the coding sequence ATGAAAAAAGTACGTATCACGCAAATTAAAAGTGTTATCGATCGTCCAAAAGACCAAAAAGCAACTATGGTGGCTCTAGGTCTGCGCAAAATCAACCAGTCTTCTGAGCAAGTTGTAACTCCTCAGGTAGCCGGAATGATCAATAAAGTTAAACACTTGCTAAAAGTAGAAGAGCTCTAA
- the rpsE gene encoding 30S ribosomal protein S5: MAKKSNRVKPVDTEFQDKLVALNRVSKVTKGGRTFSFAAIVVVGDGNGQVGHGLGKAREVSAAITKAAEEAKKNLVKVPVLNGTIPHEQHGKFGAGKVLIRPAADGTGVIAGGAMRAVLEVAGVHNVLAKSLGSSNPHNVIKATIDALQKLRTPSQVAKTRGIELEKVFNG, from the coding sequence ATCTAATCGCGTAAAGCCAGTAGATACTGAATTCCAAGATAAATTGGTCGCCCTCAACCGTGTCTCTAAAGTGACCAAAGGAGGTCGTACCTTCAGCTTCGCCGCTATCGTTGTAGTTGGAGATGGCAACGGACAAGTAGGCCACGGCCTAGGTAAAGCCCGTGAAGTCTCTGCTGCTATCACTAAAGCCGCAGAAGAAGCTAAAAAGAATCTCGTTAAAGTGCCCGTACTAAACGGAACTATCCCGCACGAACAACACGGTAAGTTTGGCGCAGGTAAAGTACTTATCCGCCCCGCTGCCGATGGTACTGGGGTAATCGCTGGTGGTGCTATGCGCGCCGTACTAGAAGTAGCCGGTGTTCATAACGTACTCGCCAAATCTCTCGGTTCTTCTAATCCTCATAACGTAATCAAAGCGACTATCGATGCGCTGCAAAAACTACGCACGCCTTCTCAAGTAGCTAAGACTAGAGGAATTGAACTCGAAAAAGTTTTTAACGGATAG